A stretch of DNA from Basfia succiniciproducens:
CATAGTTCAGCCCCTTTGGGGCTGTGAAATTAGGAGCAGCAAAGCTGCTCAACTATGCGTAACCCAGTACGCTTGCGTGCTGGGTACAATAAATCGTTTAATTTTGTTTATTTTATATACTTAAAACATCAACAAGCTCTAAAAATCATAGGCGTTCAATAAAATTTTTTGATTTTTAATTTTTATAATTTTTTAAAATTTAATGGGTTAAATGCTTGCTTATCATATTTACTAGCTCTAAAATACGCCAGTTTTACTGACCTTTTCGGGGAGTAGTAAAAGTAGTTGAGGATTTCTTTAAAACCGATTATAAATCGCCTCTAAAGTAAGGACAGTGAATTGCAATGAACAACACATTTCAATTTCCCGTACGCGTGTATTATGAAGATACGGATGCTGGCGGTGTAGTTTATCATGCTCGTTATTTACATTTTTTTGAACGGGCAAGAACGGAATTTTTGCGTACCTTGAATTTTTCGCAAAATCAATTATTGCATGAACAAAACATTGCATTTGTGGTCAAATCGATGAATATCGACTATCGATTTCCGGCTTGCCTGGATGATGCATTGATTGTTGAGAGCGAAGTTGTAGAAGTCAAAGGGGCGACAATCCTATTCTCACAAATATTAAAAAGAGATGAATTAGTTTTAACTACGGCTACGGTAAAAGTAGCCTGTGTTGATCTTGGTAAAATGAAACCTGCGGCACTTCCGGCAGAAGTGAAGGCCGCAATTTCTAAGTAGATATCTTTTTCGGAGTTATGTAATGTCAGGTGATTTGAATTTTTTCGAATTATTTATTAAGGCGAGTATCGTCGTTCAAATTGTTATTTTAATTTTAATCGCATTCTCGGTTATTTCCTGGACGATTATTATCCAACGCAGCCGCGTATTAACGACAGCGCTAAAAGATTCTTCAGCATTTGAAGATCGTTTTTGGTCCGGCGAAGACTTAACCAAACTTTATGAAGGTTTATCAAACCGTCGCGACGGCTTAACCGGTAGTGAACAGATTTTTTATGTAGGGTTTAAAGAGTTTTCCCGCTTAAAACAAGCAAATCCGGAAGCTCCCGAGTCAATTATTGAAGGTAGCTCTCGTGCTATGAACCTGACAATGAATCGTGAAATTGAAGAATTAGAAGGCCGCATTCCGTTTTTAGCCACAGTGGCTTCGATCAGCCCGTATATCGGCTTGTTCGGTACCGTGTGGGGGATTATGCACGCATTTATGGGATTAAGCGGCGCGAAACAGGCAACCCTGCAAATGGTG
This window harbors:
- the tolQ gene encoding protein TolQ, with amino-acid sequence MSGDLNFFELFIKASIVVQIVILILIAFSVISWTIIIQRSRVLTTALKDSSAFEDRFWSGEDLTKLYEGLSNRRDGLTGSEQIFYVGFKEFSRLKQANPEAPESIIEGSSRAMNLTMNREIEELEGRIPFLATVASISPYIGLFGTVWGIMHAFMGLSGAKQATLQMVAPGIAEALIATAIGLFAAIPAVMAYNRLSLRLNKLEQNYGNFIDEFTTILHRQVFGSKTH
- the ybgC gene encoding tol-pal system-associated acyl-CoA thioesterase translates to MNNTFQFPVRVYYEDTDAGGVVYHARYLHFFERARTEFLRTLNFSQNQLLHEQNIAFVVKSMNIDYRFPACLDDALIVESEVVEVKGATILFSQILKRDELVLTTATVKVACVDLGKMKPAALPAEVKAAISK